Part of the Candidatus Bathyarchaeota archaeon genome is shown below.
CTCATTAACAACTATGGCTACGGGGAGCGAGAGCGGATCGGAATGATGTACTTCATGTGGACCCATGTAGGTGCAGTAATAATGCTGGCAGGCATCCTCAGCAGCTTCTGGATCACCGGTAGTTTCGAGATCTCGGCCCTCAGCAGTATAGTCGGTAGCCCCCTTGCAGGTTGGATATCCCTCGCAATCCTCTTTGGCTTCTTTACAAAGATGGCGGTTTTTGGTCTCCACATCTGGCTGCCCTACGCCCACGCTGAAGCTCCGACTCCAATAAGCGCTTTGCTGAGTCCAGCAATGATAGGGATTGGTGCCTACGCGGCTGTAAGGCTCGTTATTGCCCCGATGCTCGAGGTTTTCAGTCAATATAAATTGCTATTTTCAGCATGGGCCCTTCTTACCATGGTTTATGGTGGTCTTATGGCTCTAGCTCAGGACGATATAAAGAAGCTCCTTGCATATTCGAGCGTTAGCCAGATGGGCTACATATTCCTCGGACTCAGCAGTGCAACATCCATTGGTCTTACCGGGGCTATCTTCCACTATATCACACATGGCATCTCTAAGGGTATCCTTTTCGCTATTGCTGGAATTCTCATTGTCCAAACGGGGACACGGAGCATTAAAGAACTTGGTGGATTGATAGATCAGATGCCACTTACCGGTGCCCTGTTTATCATTGGCTTCTTCGGTATCTCCGGGATCCCCCCAACGATCGGATTTATGTCAAAATGGACAATCTTCTTGGGTCTCTTTACAGGAGCGCTCGAGCATTCAATTGAGATGATCGTAAT
Proteins encoded:
- a CDS encoding NADH-quinone oxidoreductase subunit M, which codes for MVIPYSLALILLVPLVSAPIVYYLGKQMGKKVGWIALIPLLITLLFVTNVAISIKDGGSYNESYVWAPASGLSFGLLADGLSIWMLLTVNILALLICVYSVRYMEHMFQEEEHRTGVSTPNSAYSSYYTFYLLYAVGMLGTVLTTNLIQFYLFYELMLVPSWVLINNYGYGERERIGMMYFMWTHVGAVIMLAGILSSFWITGSFEISALSSIVGSPLAGWISLAILFGFFTKMAVFGLHIWLPYAHAEAPTPISALLSPAMIGIGAYAAVRLVIAPMLEVFSQYKLLFSAWALLTMVYGGLMALAQDDIKKLLAYSSVSQMGYIFLGLSSATSIGLTGAIFHYITHGISKGILFAIAGILIVQTGTRSIKELGGLIDQMPLTGALFIIGFFGISGIPPTIGFMSKWTIFLGLFTGALEHSIEMIVISVISILMTVITLGYSLWTIWRIFFGPLPDHLKEVKEAPPIMTVPPLVLAVASLILGIFPGFVTDFLVRVLGV